The following are encoded in a window of Bradyrhizobium sp. WBOS07 genomic DNA:
- a CDS encoding TetR/AcrR family transcriptional regulator has translation MAVHTSSAADAAAPTTRERILTEALNLFAQSGYGGASMRELARRVGIRESSLYNHFPGKAAILEAIVSEHGPASSASRLEEPRYKQLARQPAAFCRQFALDLVEQWSDPREHQFQKVITAERNRVPGIRAKFADHFYAREESLMTAYFRGFALAGLVSTPDPRETARLFAAGLIYIRLEHYVMGAAPSPRAKVLEAIDRYLEFFLSLIAAGTGADNKKRKPKGENRGKAASD, from the coding sequence ATGGCTGTCCACACCTCCAGCGCGGCGGATGCGGCCGCGCCCACGACGCGCGAGCGCATCCTCACCGAAGCGCTCAACCTGTTCGCGCAGAGCGGCTATGGCGGCGCTTCGATGCGCGAGCTCGCGCGTCGCGTCGGCATCCGCGAGAGCAGCCTCTACAATCATTTCCCCGGCAAGGCGGCGATCCTCGAAGCGATCGTCAGCGAGCATGGCCCGGCCAGCTCCGCGAGCCGGCTGGAGGAGCCGCGCTACAAGCAGCTCGCGCGCCAGCCTGCCGCGTTCTGCCGCCAGTTCGCGCTCGACCTGGTCGAGCAATGGTCGGACCCGCGCGAGCACCAGTTCCAGAAGGTCATCACCGCCGAGCGCAACCGCGTCCCCGGCATCCGCGCCAAGTTCGCCGATCACTTCTATGCGCGCGAAGAGAGCCTGATGACGGCCTATTTTCGCGGCTTCGCGCTGGCCGGCCTGGTGTCGACGCCGGATCCGCGCGAGACCGCGCGGCTGTTCGCGGCGGGCCTGATCTACATCCGTCTCGAGCATTACGTGATGGGCGCAGCCCCTTCGCCGCGGGCGAAGGTGCTCGAGGCGATCGACCGCTATCTCGAATTCTTCCTGTCGCTGATCGCGGCAGGGACCGGCGCCGACAA
- a CDS encoding tripartite tricarboxylate transporter substrate binding protein: MASHARLLPTQSTAALRIVASLLLILSAAPSARAEDPAVYPTHKIKMLLPYAAGGGGDVVGRLLADRMGKTLGQSIYIENHTGAAGTLGTQMVATSANDGYTITVGGMTTHVLAPAIYPKLPYDPIKDFTTIGRVGTSSIMLVATRNFAANDIKGLVALAKKGEPVQYGSWGVGSTGQFCAEILMQQTGIKMDHVPFNGIAKLAGDLLGGHISLATLDVATATPLVKDGSIKALAACGERSPSLPDVASYKEQGVPFDRNLSWAMYAPAGLAPPIAGKLSAALKEALGDDVVKGKLLALGITPQFVPGEEQRDINARDIAAWKQVAKDAGIEVK; this comes from the coding sequence ATGGCAAGCCACGCTCGCCTTTTGCCCACACAATCAACCGCAGCGCTTCGCATCGTCGCATCATTGCTGCTGATCTTGTCTGCGGCGCCGTCCGCCCGCGCCGAGGATCCGGCCGTCTACCCCACCCACAAGATCAAGATGCTGCTGCCCTATGCGGCCGGCGGCGGCGGCGACGTGGTCGGCCGGCTGCTTGCGGACAGGATGGGCAAGACGCTGGGTCAGAGCATTTATATCGAGAACCACACGGGCGCGGCCGGCACGCTCGGCACGCAGATGGTCGCGACATCTGCAAACGACGGCTACACCATCACCGTCGGCGGCATGACCACGCATGTGCTGGCGCCGGCGATCTATCCGAAGCTGCCCTACGATCCGATCAAGGATTTCACCACCATCGGCCGCGTCGGCACCTCCTCGATCATGCTGGTCGCGACCAGGAATTTTGCCGCCAACGACATCAAGGGCCTGGTCGCGCTGGCCAAGAAGGGCGAGCCGGTCCAGTACGGCAGCTGGGGCGTTGGCTCGACCGGGCAGTTCTGTGCCGAAATCCTGATGCAGCAGACCGGCATCAAGATGGATCACGTTCCGTTCAACGGCATCGCGAAGCTGGCCGGCGACCTGCTCGGGGGCCACATCTCGCTGGCGACGCTCGACGTCGCGACCGCGACGCCGCTGGTGAAGGACGGCTCGATCAAGGCGCTGGCCGCCTGCGGCGAGCGCTCGCCGAGCCTGCCTGACGTCGCCAGCTACAAGGAACAGGGCGTGCCGTTCGACCGCAACCTGTCCTGGGCGATGTATGCGCCCGCAGGCCTTGCTCCGCCGATCGCAGGGAAATTGTCGGCGGCGCTGAAGGAGGCGCTCGGCGATGATGTTGTGAAGGGGAAGCTGCTTGCGCTCGGCATCACGCCGCAATTCGTGCCCGGCGAGGAGCAGCGCGACATCAACGCCCGCGACATCGCAGCCTGGAAGCAGGTCGCCAAGGACGCCGGCATCGAGGTCAAGTGA
- a CDS encoding VOC family protein, translating to MSRIFGAVRQNGYVVRDIHATMKHWIEVMGVGPWYYMDRVKTDWFRHRGQDSAVEMSIALANSGDLQIELIQQRNDAPSLYKEFLDAGHEGLQHMSYWSQDYQALYDRALGLGYRIGHEGQIGGERGRFAYFDTQAHPGTVIEISDISGTKGPFFEKVRQAALNWDGTRPIREVGGAKS from the coding sequence ATGAGCCGCATCTTCGGCGCGGTGCGCCAGAACGGATATGTGGTGCGGGACATCCACGCCACGATGAAGCACTGGATCGAGGTGATGGGCGTCGGTCCCTGGTACTACATGGACCGCGTCAAGACCGACTGGTTCCGCCATCGCGGCCAGGACTCTGCCGTCGAGATGAGCATTGCGCTGGCCAATTCCGGCGACCTCCAGATCGAGCTGATCCAGCAGCGCAACGACGCGCCCTCGCTGTACAAGGAGTTCCTGGACGCCGGCCACGAAGGGCTCCAGCACATGTCGTACTGGAGCCAGGACTACCAGGCGCTCTACGACAGGGCACTCGGGCTTGGCTACAGGATCGGCCATGAGGGCCAGATCGGCGGCGAGCGCGGACGCTTTGCCTATTTCGACACCCAGGCCCATCCCGGCACGGTGATCGAGATCTCCGACATCAGCGGCACCAAGGGGCCGTTCTTCGAGAAGGTCCGGCAGGCCGCACTGAACTGGGACGGCACCCGGCCGATCCGCGAGGTCGGCGGCGCAAAATCGTAA
- a CDS encoding class I SAM-dependent methyltransferase, with protein MSDTDKVFAGSIPKLYDEHLVPMIFAGYADDIARRVAALSPSALLEIAAGTGAVTRAVAAALPSDVRYVATDLNEPMLAVAAQRQAGDDRISWRQADALALPFGDAEFDVVCCQFGAMFFPDRVKGYSEAKRVLKPGGTFLFNVWDRIEENVFADDATTALGKLFPDDPPRFMMRTPHGYFDQAIIRADLARAGFDNVSIETLAATSRAPSPDLVAFAYCQGTPLCGEIEARSGGDLQAATDAVAAAIRARHGFGPVEAKIQALVITARP; from the coding sequence ATGTCCGACACTGACAAGGTTTTCGCCGGCTCCATCCCAAAGCTCTACGATGAGCATCTCGTCCCGATGATCTTCGCCGGTTACGCCGACGACATCGCAAGACGCGTCGCTGCGCTCTCGCCCTCCGCGCTGCTCGAGATCGCAGCCGGCACCGGCGCCGTGACGCGCGCCGTGGCGGCGGCTTTGCCGAGCGACGTCCGCTACGTTGCGACCGATCTCAACGAACCCATGCTCGCGGTCGCCGCACAGCGCCAGGCCGGCGATGATCGCATCTCCTGGCGCCAGGCGGATGCGTTGGCGCTTCCGTTCGGCGACGCCGAGTTCGACGTGGTCTGCTGCCAGTTCGGCGCCATGTTCTTTCCGGACCGAGTCAAGGGCTATTCGGAAGCAAAGCGCGTCCTGAAGCCGGGCGGCACGTTTCTCTTCAATGTCTGGGACCGCATCGAGGAGAACGTGTTCGCCGACGACGCAACGACCGCCCTGGGCAAGCTGTTTCCCGACGATCCGCCCCGCTTCATGATGCGGACACCGCACGGCTATTTCGACCAGGCGATCATACGGGCCGATCTCGCACGCGCCGGTTTCGACAACGTCTCGATCGAAACGCTGGCAGCCACCAGCCGCGCCCCGTCGCCCGACCTCGTGGCGTTCGCCTATTGCCAGGGGACGCCGCTGTGCGGCGAAATCGAGGCGAGAAGCGGCGGCGATCTTCAGGCCGCGACGGACGCTGTCGCCGCTGCGATCCGCGCGCGCCATGGCTTCGGACCGGTCGAAGCCAAGATCCAGGCCCTGGTGATCACGGCGCGGCCATAA
- a CDS encoding L,D-transpeptidase, whose translation MNNRLTTARSTWAMRCRGLPGIVTMAAVAVLATVAPATAAKQARQAAEAVAPRQAGDPIMAIVSIKSQQVTFYDADGWIVRAPVSTGTTGRETPAGVFAILEKNREHRSSLYDDAWMPHMQRITWNGIALHGGPLPGYAASHGCVRMPFGFAENVFDKTYIGMRVIVSPHDTVPTEISHPSLFVPKPEAIAAAPRQADKLAVEAEEATRAADEAKKAASVAAKEAASLPAALRKLEQQRARADAELAFADKTLANARNDQARAKAEELTQKAAAKAADAATQLDAAKAAAQPKRDAVAATKEAAKAAAARKAEAVKAATDAKLASEPVSVYISRATQKLYVRRNTHKPAPDGGGEVFDTSIEVPVTIRNPEQPIGTHIFTAMAKTDAGLRWSVVTIENGDEARNALDRITIPQDVWDRIGPTALPRSSIVISDEPLSSETNYRTEFVAVLSNEPQGGFITRKPTAPAMIASDDGWDNGFGFFFQQRDPYVQQGNPRRRSQYQYYQPAQPMQRGFW comes from the coding sequence ATGAACAACCGACTGACCACGGCGCGATCCACCTGGGCCATGCGGTGTCGGGGCCTTCCCGGAATTGTGACGATGGCGGCGGTGGCCGTCCTTGCGACGGTTGCGCCGGCGACCGCGGCCAAGCAGGCGCGCCAGGCGGCCGAGGCGGTGGCGCCGCGCCAGGCCGGCGACCCGATCATGGCGATCGTCTCGATCAAGAGCCAGCAGGTCACTTTCTACGATGCCGACGGCTGGATCGTGCGCGCGCCGGTGTCGACCGGCACCACGGGACGCGAGACGCCGGCCGGCGTCTTCGCCATCCTCGAGAAGAACCGGGAGCATCGCTCGAGCCTCTATGACGATGCCTGGATGCCGCATATGCAGCGCATCACCTGGAACGGGATTGCGCTGCATGGTGGACCGCTGCCCGGCTATGCCGCCTCGCACGGCTGCGTGCGGATGCCGTTCGGCTTTGCCGAGAATGTGTTCGACAAGACCTATATCGGCATGCGCGTGATCGTCTCACCGCACGACACGGTCCCGACCGAGATCTCTCATCCCTCGCTGTTCGTGCCGAAGCCGGAGGCCATCGCGGCGGCGCCCCGCCAGGCCGACAAGCTCGCCGTCGAGGCGGAGGAGGCGACAAGGGCTGCGGACGAGGCTAAGAAGGCTGCTTCCGTCGCCGCGAAGGAAGCTGCCTCGCTTCCCGCCGCGCTGCGCAAGCTGGAACAGCAGAGGGCCCGCGCGGATGCCGAGCTCGCCTTCGCCGACAAGACGCTCGCGAACGCCAGGAACGATCAGGCCCGCGCCAAGGCCGAGGAGCTTACGCAGAAGGCGGCAGCCAAGGCCGCCGACGCGGCGACGCAGCTCGATGCCGCCAAGGCCGCCGCGCAGCCGAAGCGCGATGCCGTGGCCGCGACGAAGGAGGCCGCCAAGGCCGCTGCGGCCAGAAAGGCTGAAGCCGTCAAGGCCGCGACCGACGCAAAGCTCGCAAGCGAGCCGGTCTCGGTCTATATCAGCCGCGCCACGCAGAAGCTCTACGTGCGGCGAAACACGCACAAGCCGGCGCCCGACGGCGGCGGCGAGGTGTTCGACACCAGCATCGAGGTCCCCGTCACGATCCGCAACCCCGAGCAGCCGATCGGCACGCACATCTTCACGGCGATGGCGAAGACCGATGCGGGCCTGCGCTGGAGCGTGGTCACGATCGAGAACGGCGACGAGGCCCGCAACGCCCTCGACCGCATCACCATCCCGCAGGACGTGTGGGATCGCATCGGGCCGACCGCCTTGCCGCGATCCTCGATCGTCATCTCCGACGAGCCGCTGAGCAGCGAGACCAATTACCGCACCGAGTTCGTCGCGGTGCTCAGCAACGAGCCGCAGGGCGGCTTCATCACCCGCAAGCCGACTGCGCCTGCCATGATCGCGAGCGACGACGGCTGGGACAACGGCTTTGGCTTCTTCTTCCAGCAGCGCGATCCCTACGTCCAGCAAGGCAATCCGCGCCGCCGCAGCCAGTATCAGTATTATCAGCCGGCGCAGCCGATGCAGCGCGGCTTCTGGTAG
- a CDS encoding lipopolysaccharide biosynthesis protein encodes MLNRHFSIYLVAYILPAAVGFFAVTAYTRLLSPAEYGAYVVGISLAGILGAIFFAWIKLSVSRYQAMSAEVDFRGTAMVAFALTAAVLCATTPLVFLARSDVSVELLLASMFVAIMANAVDVGQEFERAKLRPYRFAAISIVRSVSSVGFGLLAIWLGWGGLGLLAAFGLGSLTGIILNLVGDRTRIARFQPSQFMQLARYGLPLTLAGLSVAVYSACDRLIVAYLLGKDAAGIFGVAADLPRQFMVMIASSVAAATVPLVFRSLSENNKQATRERLTESLELLLVVVTPVAVWLALAADQVAGTLVGVDFRAGVSALLPTLVLARLFGIANQFYVQISFQLAERPFMLAAQSFLTLVVSVVLMVMLVAGYGIYGAALATLATEAIGLLVAIALMHRAHPVPFDFNRLAGVAVSAAAMAAAILLARSQAGGTGLIALIIVSLAGGLAYALAAWLLNVANVRTLSLRFLRSFNRKALGV; translated from the coding sequence ATGCTGAACCGCCATTTCTCGATTTATCTCGTCGCCTACATCCTGCCCGCGGCGGTGGGCTTCTTCGCCGTCACCGCCTATACGCGGCTGCTCAGCCCTGCGGAATACGGCGCCTATGTCGTCGGCATCAGCCTCGCCGGCATTTTGGGCGCGATCTTCTTCGCCTGGATCAAGCTGTCGGTGTCGCGCTATCAGGCGATGTCGGCGGAGGTGGATTTTCGCGGCACGGCGATGGTCGCCTTCGCCCTCACCGCGGCCGTGCTCTGCGCCACGACCCCCTTGGTCTTCCTGGCTCGTAGCGACGTCAGCGTCGAGCTGCTGCTGGCCAGCATGTTCGTCGCGATCATGGCCAATGCCGTCGATGTCGGTCAGGAGTTCGAACGCGCCAAATTGCGCCCCTACCGGTTCGCCGCGATCTCGATCGTGCGCAGCGTGTCGAGCGTCGGGTTCGGCCTGCTCGCTATCTGGCTCGGCTGGGGCGGATTGGGGCTGCTGGCCGCGTTCGGCCTGGGCTCGCTGACCGGGATCATCCTGAACCTTGTCGGCGACCGCACCAGGATCGCACGCTTCCAGCCCAGCCAGTTCATGCAGCTGGCGCGCTACGGCCTGCCGCTGACGCTGGCCGGATTGTCGGTCGCGGTCTATTCGGCCTGCGACCGGCTTATCGTCGCCTATCTGCTCGGCAAGGATGCCGCCGGCATCTTCGGCGTCGCGGCCGACCTGCCGCGCCAGTTCATGGTCATGATCGCATCCAGCGTTGCCGCTGCCACGGTGCCGCTGGTGTTCCGGTCCTTGTCCGAGAACAACAAGCAGGCGACGCGGGAGCGCTTGACCGAGAGCCTCGAGCTCCTGCTCGTCGTGGTCACGCCGGTTGCGGTCTGGCTCGCGCTTGCCGCGGACCAGGTTGCCGGCACGCTCGTCGGCGTCGACTTCCGCGCCGGCGTGTCGGCCCTGCTGCCGACCCTGGTGCTCGCCCGCTTGTTCGGGATCGCCAATCAGTTTTACGTGCAGATCAGCTTCCAGCTCGCCGAGCGGCCCTTCATGCTGGCGGCGCAGTCCTTCCTCACCCTGGTCGTCAGCGTGGTGCTGATGGTGATGCTGGTCGCCGGCTACGGCATCTACGGCGCGGCGCTGGCGACGCTCGCGACCGAGGCGATCGGTTTGCTCGTCGCAATCGCCCTGATGCATCGCGCCCATCCCGTGCCATTCGATTTCAACCGGCTCGCCGGGGTCGCGGTTTCGGCCGCGGCGATGGCCGCCGCCATCCTCCTTGCGCGTTCTCAGGCCGGCGGCACCGGCCTCATCGCGCTCATCATCGTCAGTCTGGCAGGCGGGCTGGCTTACGCCCTCGCGGCCTGGCTCCTCAACGTCGCCAATGTCCGGACGCTGTCGCTGCGGTTCCTGCGGAGCTTCAACCGCAAGGCTCTCGGCGTCTGA
- a CDS encoding endo-1,4-beta-xylanase codes for MTRLDRREFLLGSAATLAAGATASAAPASKLAQRRPGFGAAATLWDLQADPRLGEAISTYCTQVVPVLELKWPMLRPNAHTFNFERADAILDFARDNDLTMRGHALAWYHDIPDWTKQIKDTRGVERAYVDHIGTVVSYYKDKLTSWDVVNEPIPDNPRSPKDRRDTFWTQHLGQSWIPLAFRTAAAADPSVKLAINEYDIESAKDSFIAKRAAYRNLIMDLLDRGVPLHAVGLQAHLHAELEIDTHGLAEFVTELRSWGLDVLVTELDVDDQKLAGSPAQRDAIVAKRVDDLLTAISTSGPVRSILTWGLSDRYSWINGTFARADKQPNRPLPLDGEFKPKPFLDVISKFTKDA; via the coding sequence GTGACCAGGCTCGACAGACGCGAATTCCTCCTCGGCAGCGCCGCAACCCTGGCGGCCGGAGCAACGGCATCCGCGGCCCCGGCGTCGAAGCTTGCGCAGCGCCGCCCCGGCTTTGGCGCGGCCGCCACGCTCTGGGACCTGCAGGCCGATCCCAGGCTCGGCGAAGCCATCAGCACCTATTGCACGCAGGTGGTGCCGGTGCTGGAGCTGAAATGGCCGATGCTGCGGCCGAACGCCCACACGTTCAACTTCGAGCGCGCCGACGCGATCCTGGATTTCGCGCGCGACAACGACCTGACGATGCGCGGCCACGCGCTCGCCTGGTATCACGACATTCCGGACTGGACCAAGCAGATCAAGGACACACGCGGCGTCGAGCGCGCCTATGTCGACCACATCGGCACCGTCGTCTCCTACTACAAGGACAAGCTGACGTCGTGGGATGTCGTCAACGAGCCGATCCCGGACAATCCCCGCAGTCCGAAGGACCGGCGCGACACGTTCTGGACCCAGCATCTGGGCCAGAGCTGGATTCCGCTGGCCTTCCGCACCGCCGCCGCGGCCGATCCATCGGTCAAGCTCGCAATCAACGAATACGACATCGAGTCGGCGAAGGACTCGTTCATCGCCAAGCGCGCCGCGTATCGCAATCTCATCATGGACCTGCTCGACCGGGGCGTGCCGCTGCACGCCGTGGGCCTGCAAGCGCATCTGCATGCCGAGCTCGAGATCGACACCCATGGCCTCGCCGAATTCGTCACCGAGCTGCGCTCGTGGGGACTGGATGTGCTCGTCACCGAGCTCGACGTTGACGACCAGAAGCTGGCGGGAAGTCCTGCGCAGCGCGACGCCATCGTCGCCAAGCGCGTCGACGATCTCCTCACCGCGATCTCGACCAGCGGCCCGGTGCGCTCGATCCTGACCTGGGGACTTTCGGATCGCTACAGCTGGATCAACGGCACCTTCGCCCGTGCCGACAAGCAGCCGAACCGCCCGCTGCCGCTCGACGGCGAGTTCAAGCCGAAGCCGTTCCTGGACGTGATCAGCAAGTTCACGAAAGACGCTTGA
- a CDS encoding DUF6492 family protein, with product MHSVALLTASYAKDIERFSLLSESIDTWLTGYTRHYVLVNDEDVPLFARFASDKRVIVPASRYLPKWLFALPPALQFISKRRVWLSLLSSPVHGWHIQQILKIAGVLNAPEQRVCILDSDNLFFREFDVGQYAGAEKTPLFVTPKDIGADHPLHGLWLRTVDQLLGIKDRSFPADDYVGNALVWDKDTARAMTAAIKSATGLNWVLALCRKKKFSEYLMYGHFVASSPAHLATHRVTEDSIAVSHWDDTPLDRPAIEAMMRAASPEQVALCIQSYSSTSVDDIREVFRLSSRDRRAPGLAPDHIDEAAAFVAPKTR from the coding sequence ATGCATTCCGTTGCCCTGCTGACTGCCAGCTACGCCAAGGATATTGAACGCTTTTCGCTGCTCAGCGAGAGCATCGACACCTGGCTGACGGGATACACGCGGCATTATGTTCTCGTTAACGATGAGGACGTGCCGCTGTTTGCGCGCTTCGCCTCGGACAAGCGGGTCATCGTTCCGGCCTCGCGCTACCTGCCGAAATGGCTGTTCGCCCTGCCGCCGGCGCTTCAGTTCATCAGCAAGCGGCGGGTCTGGCTGTCGCTGCTGTCGTCGCCGGTGCACGGCTGGCACATCCAGCAGATCCTGAAGATCGCCGGCGTTCTCAACGCGCCCGAGCAGCGCGTCTGCATTCTGGATTCGGACAATCTGTTCTTCCGCGAGTTCGACGTTGGCCAATATGCCGGCGCCGAGAAGACGCCGCTGTTCGTCACGCCAAAGGACATCGGCGCCGACCACCCGCTGCATGGGCTGTGGCTGCGGACCGTCGATCAGCTCCTCGGCATCAAGGACCGCTCGTTTCCTGCTGACGATTATGTCGGCAATGCCCTGGTCTGGGACAAGGACACCGCGCGCGCGATGACCGCCGCCATCAAATCTGCGACGGGGCTGAACTGGGTCCTGGCGCTGTGCCGGAAGAAGAAGTTCTCGGAATATCTGATGTACGGCCATTTCGTCGCGAGCTCGCCCGCGCACCTGGCCACACACCGGGTCACGGAAGACAGCATCGCGGTCTCGCATTGGGACGACACCCCGCTCGACCGTCCCGCCATCGAAGCGATGATGCGCGCCGCTTCGCCCGAGCAGGTCGCGCTCTGCATCCAGTCCTATTCCTCGACCTCGGTCGACGACATCCGCGAGGTGTTCCGCCTCTCGTCGCGCGATCGCCGGGCTCCGGGCCTTGCACCTGATCACATCGACGAGGCGGCCGCCTTCGTCGCGCCGAAGACGCGCTGA
- a CDS encoding histone deacetylase family protein: MKAVHTELHRSHDPQFFLVRGVVKRTTEQPERADRLLKGLQDGKHQLVEPTTFGQGPRARIHSPEYLSFLSEAWDAWTALGDSGPEMIGNIHPVRHAATYPTHIVGKLGWHTADTAAPIGPGTWAAACAATDVAVTAAQMVMDGEDAVYALCRPPGHHAYRDMAGGFCFLNNSAIAAAHLRQKHERVVILDVDVHHGNGTQGIFYARPDVYTVSIHADPIAYYPYVWGYAHERGEGPGLGTNLNIPLPIGTGDDGYMQAMEVARKAIESFAPGALVIALGLDASEHDPLRGLAVTTPGFRRIGHAIARMGLPTVFVQEGGYLSDILGANLTSVLAGFEEAR; the protein is encoded by the coding sequence GTGAAAGCCGTCCACACCGAACTGCACCGCAGCCACGATCCGCAATTCTTCCTGGTTCGCGGCGTCGTCAAGCGCACCACCGAGCAACCGGAGCGCGCCGACCGCCTGCTCAAGGGGTTGCAGGACGGCAAGCATCAGCTGGTCGAGCCGACCACTTTCGGGCAGGGGCCTCGCGCGCGCATTCACAGCCCGGAATATCTGTCGTTCCTGAGCGAAGCTTGGGACGCCTGGACCGCGCTCGGCGATTCCGGCCCGGAGATGATTGGCAACATCCACCCGGTGCGGCATGCGGCGACCTATCCGACCCATATCGTCGGCAAGCTCGGTTGGCACACCGCCGACACCGCGGCGCCGATCGGTCCGGGCACCTGGGCCGCGGCCTGTGCCGCCACCGACGTGGCGGTCACCGCCGCGCAGATGGTGATGGACGGCGAGGACGCGGTCTATGCGCTGTGCCGTCCGCCCGGTCACCACGCCTATCGCGACATGGCCGGCGGCTTCTGCTTTCTCAACAACAGCGCGATTGCCGCGGCCCATCTGCGGCAGAAGCACGAGCGCGTCGTCATCCTCGACGTCGACGTCCATCACGGCAACGGCACGCAGGGCATTTTCTACGCGCGGCCGGACGTCTACACGGTGTCGATCCACGCCGATCCCATCGCGTATTATCCCTATGTGTGGGGCTATGCGCACGAGCGGGGCGAAGGTCCGGGCCTCGGCACCAATCTCAACATCCCGCTTCCGATCGGCACCGGCGATGACGGCTACATGCAGGCGATGGAGGTCGCACGCAAGGCGATCGAATCCTTCGCCCCCGGCGCGCTCGTCATCGCGCTCGGTCTCGATGCCTCCGAACACGATCCGCTGAGGGGACTGGCCGTCACCACGCCGGGCTTCCGCCGCATCGGCCATGCCATCGCCAGGATGGGCCTGCCGACCGTGTTCGTCCAGGAGGGCGGTTATCTCTCGGATATTCTGGGTGCGAACCTGACCTCGGTGCTGGCCGGGTTCGAAGAGGCGAGGTGA
- a CDS encoding SMP-30/gluconolactonase/LRE family protein — MAITSGRSFWCLCSSVLFAVAAASAQAETKLFESAQVTPAGEYTFGIEGPAADLDGNLFVVNLGKPGTIGRLPAGGAASEPFAALPEGSIGNAIRFDRSGTMFIADYKKHNIFAIPKGTTAPAIWFHSDEMNQPNDITIARDGTIYASDPNWKGREGHIWRIAKAADGTVQGQPMTSPRAMGTTNGIDLSPDGKTLYVGESSNGQIWSYAINGTELTAAKLIKTFQPDTVDGLRTDIAGRLYVARILKGTVALLKPNGAVEREIALKAKEPTNIAFGGGDGKTVFVTQRQGGFIESFRTDQEGREHCLQRGRC, encoded by the coding sequence ATGGCTATTACATCCGGCAGGAGTTTCTGGTGCCTGTGCAGTAGCGTCCTGTTCGCGGTTGCGGCGGCCTCCGCGCAAGCGGAGACGAAGCTGTTCGAAAGCGCGCAGGTGACGCCCGCCGGCGAATACACCTTCGGCATCGAGGGCCCCGCGGCGGACCTCGATGGCAATCTGTTCGTGGTCAATCTCGGCAAGCCCGGCACCATCGGCAGGCTGCCTGCGGGCGGTGCGGCGTCGGAGCCGTTCGCGGCGCTGCCCGAGGGCAGCATCGGCAACGCCATCCGCTTCGATCGCAGCGGCACCATGTTCATCGCCGACTACAAGAAGCACAACATCTTTGCGATCCCGAAGGGGACGACCGCGCCGGCCATCTGGTTTCACTCCGACGAGATGAACCAGCCCAACGACATCACGATCGCCCGCGACGGCACCATCTATGCGAGCGATCCGAATTGGAAGGGCAGGGAAGGTCACATCTGGCGGATCGCGAAAGCCGCCGACGGCACGGTGCAGGGACAGCCGATGACGTCACCGCGGGCGATGGGCACCACCAACGGCATCGATCTCAGCCCCGACGGCAAGACGCTCTATGTCGGCGAATCCAGCAACGGCCAGATCTGGTCCTATGCCATCAACGGCACCGAGCTGACGGCGGCAAAGCTGATCAAGACATTCCAGCCCGACACCGTCGACGGCTTGCGTACCGACATTGCCGGCCGTCTCTATGTCGCGCGCATCCTCAAGGGCACGGTCGCGCTGCTGAAGCCCAATGGCGCGGTCGAGCGCGAGATCGCACTCAAGGCCAAGGAGCCGACCAACATCGCCTTCGGTGGCGGCGACGGCAAGACCGTCTTCGTCACCCAGCGTCAGGGCGGCTTCATCGAGTCCTTCCGCACCGACCAGGAAGGCCGCGAGCACTGCCTGCAGCGCGGGCGCTGCTAG